The following coding sequences lie in one Verrucomicrobiia bacterium genomic window:
- a CDS encoding DegQ family serine endoprotease, with protein MKFSRPMVGLISAITGGVVVLGVLQLNGRETNNVPARITVQDAPLNRESGAVSSYSPVIKRAAPSVVNIYSTRTVRVPRMRGMPFPFFPFGEEEWGPVPDSRRRGRPSEQGIPRQEQSLGSGVIVSPEGYILTANHVVEGSDPDGVKVSLASGGRQFSARIVGTDPRTDIAVLKVDGETFPPITLADSDKIEVGDVVMAIGNPFGVGQTVTAGIVSAIGRTSLGILRQGGQAGYENFIQTDAPINMGNSGGALIDAEGRLIGINTAIFSPSGGNAGIGFAVPVNMARNVMERLITSGRVERGFLGVTLQEISPDLVESFGLPDQNGAMVSDVMADTPAAKAGMQPGDVIRSLNDRPVTDAAQLRLAVSELSPGTKVTLKILRSEPGRKPEERTLTANLEALPGEPRLAREGSGAIESDPSSEFDGLDGVEVTDLTPGIRQELEVPENVRGALVAEVAPDSNSAAAGLRRGDIILEIDRKPVRNADEAVTASERAKGKRVTLRVWRGGGSTYMSVDNRKKD; from the coding sequence ATGAAATTTTCCAGACCGATGGTTGGATTGATCTCTGCGATAACGGGCGGGGTGGTGGTGCTTGGGGTTCTTCAACTCAATGGCCGCGAAACCAATAATGTGCCCGCGCGGATAACTGTCCAGGACGCGCCACTCAATCGTGAATCGGGGGCCGTTTCCAGCTATTCCCCGGTCATCAAGCGCGCCGCGCCGAGCGTCGTGAATATTTATTCCACCCGGACCGTTCGCGTGCCGCGGATGCGTGGAATGCCATTTCCGTTTTTTCCGTTCGGCGAAGAAGAATGGGGACCCGTGCCGGATTCGCGCCGTCGCGGCCGTCCAAGTGAGCAGGGCATTCCGCGCCAGGAGCAAAGCCTCGGGTCAGGCGTCATTGTCTCGCCAGAAGGTTACATCCTCACCGCCAACCACGTCGTGGAAGGCTCGGACCCTGATGGCGTGAAGGTTTCGCTCGCATCGGGCGGCAGGCAATTCTCCGCTCGAATTGTTGGCACCGACCCTCGAACAGACATCGCCGTTCTAAAAGTGGACGGTGAAACGTTCCCGCCCATCACGCTGGCCGACAGCGACAAAATCGAAGTGGGTGACGTTGTGATGGCCATCGGCAATCCATTCGGAGTTGGCCAGACCGTCACGGCGGGCATTGTCAGCGCGATCGGCCGGACGTCTCTCGGAATTTTGCGGCAGGGGGGGCAGGCGGGATATGAGAACTTCATTCAAACCGATGCGCCGATCAACATGGGAAATTCCGGCGGCGCGTTGATCGACGCGGAAGGACGCCTGATCGGAATCAACACGGCGATCTTCAGTCCCAGCGGCGGCAACGCGGGCATTGGCTTTGCAGTGCCTGTGAACATGGCGCGCAACGTGATGGAACGGCTGATTACTTCGGGACGGGTCGAACGGGGGTTCCTCGGGGTGACGCTGCAGGAAATTTCACCCGACCTTGTCGAGAGCTTTGGCCTTCCTGACCAAAACGGGGCGATGGTGTCAGACGTGATGGCCGATACACCCGCGGCAAAGGCGGGAATGCAGCCGGGCGACGTTATTCGGTCGCTGAATGATCGTCCTGTGACTGACGCAGCGCAATTGCGACTGGCGGTGTCCGAGTTGTCGCCGGGGACGAAGGTGACTTTGAAAATTCTACGCAGCGAACCGGGACGCAAACCCGAGGAGCGAACCCTCACGGCGAATCTCGAAGCCTTGCCAGGAGAGCCTCGGCTGGCGCGTGAAGGTTCGGGCGCAATTGAAAGTGATCCCAGCTCCGAGTTCGATGGCCTGGATGGCGTCGAGGTGACCGACCTGACTCCCGGGATTCGGCAGGAACTGGAAGTGCCTGAAAATGTCCGTGGCGCCCTGGTGGCCGAAGTGGCTCCTGATTCCAATTCAGCGGCTGCGGGATTGCGTCGCGGCGACATCATTCTCGAAATCGATCGGAAACCCGTTCGCAACGCGGATGAAGCCGTCACGGCGAGCGAACGGGCGAAAGGCAAGCGCGTGACGCTGCGTGTCTGGCGGGGCGGGGGTTCGACCTACATGAGCGTGGACAACAGGAAGAAGGACTAG
- a CDS encoding DnaJ C-terminal domain-containing protein yields the protein MGVQYKDYYQTLGVSRTASDADIKKAFRKLAREYHPDVAKDKKKAEEKFKEINEAYDVLSDPTKRRKYDELGANWKSGADFRPPPGWSGPGGNGRGFGRTNGGGPQEYEFAGTGFSDFFEQLFGSRMRGGFGRGGVAEEQEVAGRGRDVEGDIMVTLEEAMRGSVRSVSLRGEAGTQTYQVKIPAGVTEGQRLRVPGRGEAGAGGAGDLYLRVRLARHPDFEVDDHNLIYEAQVAPWEAVLGSSLSVPTLEGSVNIRIPAGTQNGQKLRVRGRGLAQRDGTPGDLIVVAQIAVPAQVSDDERALWEKLARESKFRPRG from the coding sequence ATGGGTGTGCAGTACAAAGATTATTATCAGACTCTTGGCGTCTCGCGAACCGCGTCGGACGCCGATATCAAGAAAGCCTTTCGAAAGCTGGCTCGCGAGTATCATCCCGACGTCGCCAAGGACAAGAAGAAGGCGGAGGAAAAATTCAAGGAGATCAACGAGGCATACGACGTCCTCAGTGATCCAACCAAGCGCAGAAAGTACGACGAGCTCGGCGCCAACTGGAAATCGGGCGCGGACTTTCGGCCGCCGCCCGGCTGGAGCGGCCCTGGAGGAAACGGCCGCGGCTTTGGACGAACGAACGGCGGCGGGCCGCAGGAATATGAGTTCGCGGGAACCGGTTTTAGCGACTTCTTTGAGCAACTGTTCGGAAGCAGGATGCGCGGCGGATTCGGACGCGGCGGCGTAGCCGAGGAGCAGGAGGTCGCCGGGCGCGGACGCGACGTCGAGGGCGACATCATGGTGACACTCGAGGAAGCAATGCGCGGCTCGGTGCGTTCAGTGTCGCTTCGTGGAGAAGCCGGAACACAGACATATCAGGTGAAAATTCCAGCGGGCGTCACGGAAGGGCAGCGTCTGCGCGTTCCTGGCCGCGGTGAAGCGGGTGCGGGTGGAGCAGGGGATTTGTATTTGCGGGTGCGGCTCGCGCGGCATCCGGACTTCGAAGTGGATGACCACAACCTCATTTACGAAGCGCAAGTTGCGCCGTGGGAAGCGGTTCTTGGTTCCAGCCTCTCGGTTCCAACGCTCGAGGGGAGCGTTAATATTCGCATTCCCGCGGGCACACAGAACGGGCAAAAGCTGCGGGTTCGCGGGCGCGGTCTTGCGCAACGGGATGGCACGCCCGGCGATCTCATTGTGGTGGCGCAAATCGCCGTGCCTGCGCAGGTGAGCGATGATGAACGGGCCCTCTGGGAGAAGCTGGCCCGCGAATCGAAATTCCGTCCGCGCGGGTAA
- a CDS encoding glutamate--tRNA ligase family protein codes for MMKPRVRFAPSPTGFLHIGGARTALFNWLYARHTGGTFILRIEDTDTARNTQAAVNVILDGLRWLGLHWDEGPLTSDATGPYKGSQGPYFQSQRKANYQVRVEALLSRGLAYEEDGAIKFRMSREPIRIDDLVVGSVERKLTDREEMDPDFVIVRSDGEPVFHLVNVIDDLEMNITHVIRGEDHLSNTAKHIALFRAFGVEPPKYAHIPLILNPDGTKMSKRDQGALMTAYMDGGYLPEAVVNYLCLLSWSPKDNREKLPLGDVVELFDLPQILRANARFDHDKLLWLQGEYAREVAPDRFYELCVHALARGGIDTNRYPVEYVKAALDTCRGKIKLFTELPAYAGFYFKDEIVPNSDAIKKDFTQENLPRLQKLRESFASAEPFRAAELEAALKRVAGELGVKAGVLVHPTRLACTGNSAGPSLYHLLEVLGKECVLQRIDHALNRYFQGIQ; via the coding sequence ATGATGAAACCACGCGTACGTTTCGCTCCGAGTCCCACCGGCTTCCTGCACATTGGCGGGGCTCGCACCGCTTTGTTCAACTGGCTTTATGCCCGTCACACGGGCGGGACGTTCATCCTTCGCATCGAGGACACCGACACCGCGCGCAATACGCAGGCTGCTGTAAATGTGATATTGGACGGGCTGCGCTGGCTCGGATTGCACTGGGACGAAGGTCCGCTGACGAGCGACGCCACAGGACCCTACAAAGGAAGCCAGGGACCGTATTTTCAAAGCCAGCGCAAAGCGAACTACCAGGTTCGAGTGGAGGCGCTGCTTTCCCGCGGACTCGCCTATGAGGAAGACGGCGCGATCAAGTTCCGCATGTCCCGCGAACCGATTCGCATTGATGACCTTGTAGTTGGCTCAGTGGAACGGAAACTCACCGATCGGGAGGAAATGGATCCCGACTTCGTGATCGTGCGTTCCGATGGCGAACCTGTGTTTCATCTCGTCAACGTGATCGATGACCTCGAGATGAACATTACTCACGTCATCCGCGGCGAGGATCACCTGAGCAACACGGCCAAGCACATCGCGTTGTTTCGGGCGTTTGGTGTTGAGCCGCCCAAGTACGCGCATATCCCGCTGATTCTCAATCCCGACGGCACCAAGATGAGCAAGCGCGATCAAGGCGCCCTGATGACGGCTTACATGGACGGGGGATATCTGCCGGAGGCCGTCGTGAATTATTTGTGCCTGCTGAGCTGGTCACCCAAGGACAACCGTGAAAAGTTGCCGCTGGGCGATGTCGTGGAACTCTTCGATCTTCCTCAAATCCTGAGGGCCAACGCGCGGTTCGATCACGATAAGTTGCTCTGGCTTCAGGGCGAGTACGCGCGCGAAGTTGCGCCCGATCGCTTCTATGAATTGTGCGTGCATGCGCTTGCCAGGGGTGGCATCGACACGAATCGTTATCCCGTTGAATACGTGAAGGCGGCCCTCGACACGTGCCGCGGGAAAATCAAGTTGTTCACCGAGCTTCCGGCTTACGCAGGATTTTATTTCAAGGACGAGATCGTTCCGAACAGCGACGCCATCAAAAAGGATTTCACGCAGGAAAATCTTCCGCGCCTGCAGAAACTTCGCGAAAGCTTTGCCTCTGCCGAACCATTCCGCGCCGCGGAATTAGAGGCAGCCTTGAAGCGTGTGGCGGGGGAACTCGGTGTGAAAGCGGGCGTCCTGGTCCATCCGACGCGGCTGGCGTGCACAGGAAATTCCGCGGGCCCGAGCCTGTATCACCTGCTGGAGGTCCTGGGCAAAGAGTGCGTGCTGCAGCGCATCGATCACGCCCTGAACCGTTATTTTCAAGGTATCCAGTAA